One Caldanaerobius fijiensis DSM 17918 DNA window includes the following coding sequences:
- the tnpA gene encoding IS200/IS605 family transposase: protein MHARTCVYNVNYHIVWSTKYRKEVLDDNLQEELKSLFLEIAGEKGFTIATMEIMPDHVHIFASAHPQIAPSYIVKMLKGISARKLFIRHPELQKQLWKGHLWNSSF from the coding sequence ATTCATGCAAGAACTTGCGTATATAACGTCAATTACCACATAGTTTGGTCAACAAAATATAGAAAGGAGGTCCTGGACGATAATTTACAAGAAGAATTAAAAAGCTTATTCCTTGAAATTGCCGGAGAAAAAGGCTTCACTATAGCAACTATGGAAATAATGCCAGATCATGTTCACATATTTGCATCAGCACATCCACAAATAGCACCATCGTATATTGTCAAAATGCTTAAAGGAATAAGTGCAAGAAAATTGTTTATAAGGCATCCTGAATTACAAAAACAGTTATGGAAAGGACACCTTTGGAACTCATCATTTT